From one Streptomyces chromofuscus genomic stretch:
- the coaA gene encoding type I pantothenate kinase, with product MISPVSPTRSAHRPRPEATPYVDLTRAEWSALRDKTPLPLTAEEVEKLRGLGDVIDLDEVRDIYLPLSRLLNLYVGATDALRGALNTFLGEQGSQSGTPFVIGVAGSVAVGKSTVARLLQALLSRWPEHPRVELVTTDGFLLPTEELQARGLMSRKGFPESYDRRALTRFVADIKAGKDEVTAPVYSHLIYDIVPGERLVVRRPDILIVEGLNVLQPALPGKDGRTRVGLADYFDFSVYVDARPEDIERWYLSRFRKLRETAFQNPSSYFRKYTQVSEAEALDYARTTWRTINRPNLMENVAPTRGRATLILRKGPDHKVQRLSLRKL from the coding sequence GTGATCTCTCCGGTCTCCCCGACGCGGAGCGCCCACCGGCCCCGGCCGGAGGCGACTCCCTACGTCGACCTCACCCGCGCCGAGTGGAGCGCGCTGCGCGACAAGACCCCGCTGCCGCTGACGGCGGAGGAAGTCGAGAAGCTGCGCGGCCTCGGCGACGTCATCGACCTCGACGAGGTACGGGACATCTACCTCCCGCTCTCCCGTCTGCTCAATCTCTACGTCGGCGCAACCGACGCCCTCAGGGGCGCCCTCAACACCTTCCTCGGCGAACAGGGCTCCCAGTCCGGCACCCCCTTCGTCATAGGCGTCGCCGGCTCGGTGGCCGTGGGCAAGTCCACGGTCGCGCGCCTGCTCCAGGCCCTGCTGTCCCGCTGGCCCGAGCACCCGCGTGTCGAACTGGTCACCACGGACGGCTTCCTGCTGCCCACCGAGGAGCTCCAGGCCCGCGGCCTGATGTCGCGCAAGGGCTTCCCCGAGTCGTACGACCGCCGCGCCCTGACCCGCTTCGTCGCCGACATCAAGGCGGGCAAGGACGAGGTCACCGCCCCCGTCTACTCCCACCTGATCTACGACATCGTCCCCGGCGAGCGGCTCGTCGTACGCCGCCCCGACATCCTGATCGTCGAGGGCCTCAACGTCCTGCAGCCGGCCCTGCCCGGCAAGGACGGCCGCACCCGCGTCGGCCTCGCCGACTACTTCGACTTCAGTGTGTACGTCGACGCCCGCCCCGAGGACATCGAGCGCTGGTATCTGAGCCGCTTCCGGAAACTGCGCGAGACCGCCTTCCAGAACCCCTCGTCGTACTTCCGCAAGTACACCCAGGTCTCCGAGGCGGAGGCCCTCGACTACGCCCGCACCACCTGGCGCACCATCAACCGCCCCAACCTCATGGAGAACGTGGCCCCCACCCGGGGCCGCGCCACCCTCATCCTCCGCAAGGGCCCGGACCACAAGGTCCAACGCCTCAGCCTGCGCAAGCTCTGA
- the glmS gene encoding glutamine--fructose-6-phosphate transaminase (isomerizing), with amino-acid sequence MCGIVGYVGSQSALEVVTAGLKRLEYRGYDSAGVAVLADGGLAAAKKAGKLVNLEKELVERPLPTGSTGIGHTRWATHGGPTDANAHPHLDNAGRVAVVHNGIIENFACLRAELAERGHDLTSETDTEVVTHLLAEEFSSCADLAEAMRLVCRRLEGAFTLVAVHADEPDVVVGARRNSPLVVGVGEGEAFLASDVAAFIAHTRSAIELGQDQVVEVRRDGVTVTGFDGRPAEVRSYTIDWDASAAEKGGYDYFMLKEIAEQPKAVADTLLGRIDATGSLTLDEVRIPAGVLREVDKVVIVACGTAFHAGLIAKYAIEHWTRIPCEVELASEFRYRDPILDPQTLVIAISQSGETMDTLMALRHAREQGSRVLAICNTNGSTIPRESDAVLYTHAGPEVAVASTKAFLTQLVACYLVALYLGQVRGTKWGDEIQDVIRDLSHISGAVERVLETMEPVRELARSLADKDTVLFLGRHVGYPVALEGALKLKELAYMHAEGFAAGELKHGPIALIEEDLPVVVVVPSPRGRSLIHDKIVSNIQEIRARGARTIVIAEEGDEAVVPYADHLVRIPVTPTLLQPLVATVPLQVFACELATARGNEVDQPRNLAKSVTVE; translated from the coding sequence ATGTGCGGAATCGTGGGTTACGTGGGGTCGCAGTCGGCGCTCGAGGTCGTGACGGCCGGGCTGAAGCGGCTGGAGTACCGGGGATACGACTCGGCGGGAGTCGCCGTGCTCGCGGACGGCGGACTGGCGGCGGCGAAGAAGGCCGGAAAGCTGGTCAACCTGGAGAAGGAGCTGGTGGAACGGCCGCTGCCGACCGGTTCGACGGGCATCGGGCACACCCGCTGGGCCACGCACGGCGGCCCCACGGATGCGAACGCGCATCCGCATCTGGACAACGCCGGACGGGTCGCCGTCGTCCACAACGGGATCATCGAGAACTTCGCGTGCCTGCGGGCCGAACTGGCGGAGCGGGGGCACGACCTGACCTCCGAGACCGACACCGAGGTCGTCACCCACCTGCTCGCCGAGGAGTTCTCGTCGTGCGCGGACCTCGCGGAGGCGATGCGGCTGGTGTGCCGGCGCCTGGAGGGGGCGTTCACGTTGGTCGCGGTGCACGCGGACGAGCCGGACGTGGTCGTGGGGGCGCGGCGCAACTCGCCGCTCGTGGTGGGCGTCGGAGAGGGCGAGGCCTTCCTCGCCTCGGACGTCGCCGCGTTCATCGCCCACACGCGCTCGGCGATCGAGCTCGGTCAGGACCAGGTCGTGGAGGTGCGCCGCGACGGCGTGACGGTGACCGGCTTCGACGGGCGGCCGGCGGAGGTGCGTTCGTACACCATCGACTGGGACGCGTCGGCCGCGGAGAAGGGGGGCTACGACTACTTCATGCTCAAGGAGATCGCCGAGCAGCCCAAGGCCGTCGCCGACACGTTGCTGGGGCGCATCGACGCGACCGGCTCGCTGACGCTGGACGAGGTGCGGATCCCCGCGGGGGTGCTGCGGGAGGTCGACAAGGTCGTCATCGTCGCGTGCGGTACGGCCTTCCACGCGGGGCTGATCGCGAAGTACGCCATCGAGCACTGGACGCGCATCCCGTGCGAAGTCGAGCTGGCCAGCGAGTTCCGCTACCGCGATCCGATCCTGGACCCGCAGACGCTCGTCATCGCCATCTCCCAGTCCGGCGAGACCATGGACACCCTGATGGCGCTGCGGCACGCGCGTGAGCAGGGCTCACGGGTGCTGGCGATCTGCAACACCAACGGCTCGACGATCCCGCGCGAGTCGGACGCGGTGCTGTACACGCACGCCGGTCCCGAGGTCGCGGTGGCGTCCACGAAGGCGTTCCTGACGCAACTGGTGGCCTGCTACCTCGTCGCGCTCTATCTGGGTCAGGTGCGCGGCACGAAGTGGGGCGACGAGATCCAGGACGTGATCCGGGACCTGTCGCACATCTCGGGTGCGGTGGAGCGGGTCCTGGAGACCATGGAGCCGGTACGGGAGCTGGCGCGCTCGCTCGCCGACAAGGACACGGTGCTGTTCCTGGGGCGGCACGTCGGGTATCCGGTCGCGCTGGAGGGAGCGCTGAAGCTGAAGGAGCTCGCCTACATGCACGCCGAGGGCTTCGCGGCGGGTGAGCTCAAGCACGGGCCGATCGCGCTCATCGAGGAGGACCTGCCCGTGGTGGTCGTCGTCCCCTCGCCTCGGGGCCGGTCGCTGATCCACGACAAGATCGTGTCCAACATCCAGGAGATCCGGGCCCGGGGCGCGCGGACGATCGTGATCGCGGAGGAGGGGGACGAGGCGGTGGTGCCGTACGCCGACCACCTCGTCCGCATTCCGGTGACGCCGACGCTGCTTCAGCCGCTCGTGGCGACGGTGCCGTTGCAGGTGTTCGCGTGCGAACTGGCCACGGCGCGGGGGAATGAGGTCGACCAGCCGCGAAATCTGGCGAAGTCGGTGACGGTGGAATAG